From Brucella pseudogrignonensis, a single genomic window includes:
- the mobB gene encoding molybdopterin-guanine dinucleotide biosynthesis protein B translates to MTEENIGTKKIFGITGWKNSGKTTLTEKLVQEFTKRGFKISTVKHAHHNFDIDHVGTDSWRHRNAGAGEVAIVSSARYAIMHENLGEEEPSLEEVVAKLSPCDLILVEGYKRESHYKIELRRTGGHTGPTLSDGDPTIVAIASDHNNHDAKLPVFHLDAIADIADFVQQAMKL, encoded by the coding sequence ATGACCGAAGAAAACATTGGTACCAAAAAAATATTCGGCATCACAGGTTGGAAAAACTCAGGTAAAACAACGCTCACCGAAAAGCTTGTTCAAGAATTTACCAAGCGTGGCTTCAAGATTTCGACCGTGAAACACGCGCACCACAACTTCGACATTGATCACGTCGGCACGGATTCGTGGCGCCACAGAAACGCTGGTGCGGGTGAAGTGGCAATCGTCTCATCTGCGCGTTATGCGATCATGCATGAAAATCTGGGCGAAGAAGAGCCTTCACTGGAAGAGGTTGTCGCAAAACTCTCGCCTTGCGATCTGATTCTCGTAGAAGGCTATAAACGCGAATCTCATTACAAAATTGAGCTGCGACGCACAGGTGGACACACGGGGCCGACCCTTTCGGACGGCGACCCAACCATCGTTGCTATCGCCAGCGATCACAACAATCACGACGCGAAGTTACCCGTGTTTCATTTGGACGCGATTGCGGATATTGCAGACTTCGTTCAGCAAGCCATGAAGCTATGA
- a CDS encoding murein L,D-transpeptidase, with protein MHFSRQFYRDMNSHRKSGSYIRSTLAVALAASTLFSTTQAQAANSLLELFQQRRQQQAQPVQPPVQAVPAAPVQNDTKTVSVPRAVVPPAQRVTVKGPQIYNYKPDALIKVDFSALDMQVTAAVEPSSVDPLTSGMSPIGPVKRVDETQGELAFDAASDYLKTTDVQAEKQIADAIVSFYSQHRSFIWSADSKALDKARDVAAFFAQSDEDGLNPEEYAVAIPGDHFDAAQLAERQQKLADFEIKMSARALRYAIDAGEGRIVADRLSGFYDLPRNRVDPKAVLEKLAAESDPVAYLKGFQPNNEAYATLKRELANIQAPSRAPIRISLDKAIRPGDTNDELGKVIALITRHAPEKYMNEHRDVLQAHADASIYDPELAAAIKDYQKLSGSTPDGIIGKNTIAALQGEQSSVKRDRILYSMERLRWLPHDFGSRYVMVNQPSYRAEYYEDGKEKLAMNVVIGSPTHQTYFFYNKVQTVVFNPSWGVPRSIILNEMLPKVMRDTSYLDRNGYEVYVGGKKVSASAVNWNAVAAGKAHVGIRQKPSLDNALGELKILFPNAHDIYMHDTPAKAYFSRDMRALSHGCIRLERPRDMAAAVLGKQVDELGKYFGKGERGIKVANPVPVYIAYFTAWPDAGGKVRFYNDVYDRDSGMQKASDKTAEARLAAL; from the coding sequence ATGCACTTCTCCAGACAGTTTTATCGCGACATGAATAGTCATCGCAAAAGCGGTTCTTATATTCGTAGTACATTGGCGGTTGCATTAGCAGCGTCGACACTCTTCTCAACCACGCAGGCACAGGCTGCAAATTCTTTGCTGGAATTGTTTCAGCAACGTCGTCAGCAACAGGCGCAGCCAGTTCAGCCTCCCGTTCAGGCAGTCCCTGCGGCGCCTGTGCAGAACGACACAAAGACCGTTTCGGTGCCGCGAGCAGTCGTGCCTCCAGCACAGCGCGTGACGGTTAAAGGTCCGCAGATTTATAATTACAAGCCAGACGCGCTGATCAAAGTCGATTTCAGCGCTTTGGATATGCAGGTAACCGCTGCTGTTGAACCGTCTTCGGTTGATCCGCTGACATCGGGCATGTCGCCAATTGGGCCAGTTAAGAGAGTTGATGAAACGCAGGGTGAGCTGGCCTTCGATGCGGCTTCGGATTATCTCAAGACGACGGATGTTCAGGCTGAGAAGCAAATTGCTGATGCGATCGTGAGCTTTTATTCACAACATCGCAGTTTCATCTGGTCGGCTGATAGCAAGGCGCTCGATAAAGCGCGTGACGTCGCGGCTTTCTTCGCCCAGTCTGATGAAGATGGTCTCAATCCGGAAGAATATGCAGTTGCTATTCCCGGCGATCATTTTGATGCAGCGCAGCTTGCAGAACGACAGCAGAAGCTTGCTGATTTTGAAATCAAAATGTCGGCGCGCGCTTTGCGTTATGCAATCGATGCAGGCGAGGGGCGAATTGTTGCCGACAGGCTGAGTGGCTTTTATGATCTTCCGCGAAACCGTGTTGATCCCAAAGCCGTTCTTGAAAAACTTGCTGCTGAAAGCGATCCGGTCGCTTATCTAAAGGGCTTCCAGCCCAATAACGAAGCTTACGCCACGTTGAAGCGTGAACTTGCCAACATACAAGCGCCATCCAGAGCGCCAATCCGTATCTCGCTTGATAAAGCTATTCGCCCGGGTGATACCAACGATGAGCTTGGTAAAGTCATAGCTCTTATTACGCGTCACGCCCCTGAAAAATACATGAATGAGCATCGGGATGTGTTGCAGGCGCATGCCGATGCGAGCATCTATGATCCAGAGCTTGCGGCGGCCATCAAAGACTATCAGAAACTATCGGGTAGTACACCGGATGGTATCATCGGCAAGAACACGATTGCTGCCCTTCAGGGCGAGCAGAGTTCGGTGAAGCGTGATCGCATCCTGTATTCGATGGAGCGCCTTCGCTGGCTGCCACATGATTTTGGTTCGCGCTATGTGATGGTCAATCAGCCGTCGTATCGTGCCGAGTATTATGAAGACGGCAAAGAAAAATTGGCGATGAATGTGGTGATCGGTTCGCCGACACATCAAACCTATTTCTTTTATAACAAAGTCCAGACCGTCGTTTTCAATCCTTCATGGGGTGTGCCGCGTTCAATTATTCTGAATGAAATGCTGCCAAAGGTCATGCGAGATACCAGCTATCTCGACCGCAATGGGTATGAAGTCTATGTCGGCGGCAAGAAGGTTTCGGCGAGCGCTGTTAACTGGAATGCTGTTGCGGCAGGTAAGGCGCATGTCGGCATCCGCCAAAAGCCAAGCCTCGACAATGCATTGGGCGAATTGAAAATCCTGTTCCCGAATGCGCATGACATTTACATGCATGATACTCCGGCAAAGGCTTATTTCAGCCGTGACATGCGAGCGCTGAGCCATGGCTGTATTCGCCTTGAACGTCCGCGTGACATGGCAGCTGCTGTACTTGGCAAGCAAGTTGATGAACTTGGAAAATATTTTGGCAAGGGTGAACGCGGCATCAAAGTTGCCAATCCTGTGCCGGTCTACATCGCTTATTTCACCGCCTGGCCGGATGCGGGCGGCAAGGTACGTTTTTATAACGACGTTTATGATCGCGATTCAGGAATGCAGAAGGCATCTGACAAAACTGCTGAAGCGCGATTGGCCGCGCTTTAA
- a CDS encoding DMT family transporter has protein sequence MLLAMGTFTIGDTITKFLLEQMNSGQYMFIRGIFATIAIGLLAWRNGALSSLSMDRMTLLRVIGEVVATITYIYSLGHLSQAFCSAVFQATPLVVTLGAVLFLNEKVGWRRWMCISVGLIGVIIIIRPGADNSTSFAAVGVLLSSVCFAAMRDIATRRVPAHVPTLYLSTLTAGAIALTGGALTVPMGGWQPVGLEPILFMALAAGLLLIGYHFIIMAMREGEISFVSPFRYSSLLWAIMLSTVVFNQAPDSYTIAGSVLVVGSGIYMVYRENIRKKREQKLRKLEII, from the coding sequence ATGCTCCTTGCAATGGGTACTTTCACCATTGGCGACACGATAACCAAGTTCCTTCTTGAGCAGATGAACAGCGGACAATACATGTTCATTCGCGGAATTTTTGCGACCATCGCTATTGGCTTGCTTGCGTGGCGCAACGGAGCATTAAGTAGTCTATCCATGGACCGAATGACGCTGCTTCGGGTTATTGGTGAAGTTGTAGCCACGATTACGTATATTTATTCACTCGGACATCTTTCACAGGCATTTTGTTCAGCAGTTTTTCAGGCAACACCGCTGGTCGTTACCCTCGGCGCAGTGCTATTTCTGAATGAAAAGGTTGGCTGGCGACGCTGGATGTGTATCTCAGTAGGCCTGATTGGCGTCATAATTATCATTCGGCCGGGTGCCGACAACTCAACAAGTTTTGCTGCTGTTGGCGTTTTGCTGTCCAGTGTTTGCTTTGCCGCGATGCGTGATATCGCCACGCGTCGCGTACCAGCACATGTCCCAACGCTTTATCTCTCAACGCTAACCGCCGGAGCAATCGCATTGACGGGCGGCGCACTGACTGTTCCCATGGGCGGTTGGCAACCCGTGGGGCTAGAACCAATACTTTTCATGGCTTTAGCGGCAGGACTTTTGTTGATTGGCTATCACTTTATCATCATGGCAATGCGGGAAGGCGAAATATCATTTGTGTCGCCATTCCGCTATTCAAGCTTGCTATGGGCGATAATGCTGAGCACCGTCGTTTTCAATCAGGCACCCGATTCGTATACAATAGCCGGGTCGGTTCTTGTCGTAGGAAGTGGGATTTACATGGTCTATCGCGAGAATATTCGCAAAAAACGCGAACAGAAATTGCGCAAACTGGAAATTATTTAA
- a CDS encoding fumarate hydratase, protein MAEASAADLFPLGEDKTPYRKLTSDYVSVDTFKGQEILSVDAEGLRILSEAAFADINHLLRPSHLQQLANIMKDPEATDNDRFVAYDLLKNANIAAGGVLPMCQDTGTAIIMGKKGRRVWTEGGDADALGAGVLDAYNKKNLRYSQLAPLSMFEEKNTKNNLPAQIDIYEEGEDAYKFLFVAKGGGSANKTFLFQGTPSLLTHDRLIEFLKDKILTLGTAACPPYHLAIVIGGTSAEMNLKTVKLASTRYLDELPTKGSETGHAFRDLEMEAEIHKLTQSLGVGAQFGGKYFCHDVRVIRLPRHGASLPIGLGVSCSADRQAKGKITKDGIFLEQLETNPAQYMPEIDEEKLSSHVVKIDLNQPMEDILKELSKHPVKTQLSLTGSIIVARDLAHAKIRERLENGESMPDYFKNHPIYYAGPAKTPTGYASGSFGPTTAGRMDSYVDQFQSFGGSMVMLAKGNRSRQVREACGKHGGFYLGSIGGPAARLAQDCIKKVEVVEYPELGMEAIWRIEVVDFPAFIVIDDKGNDFFKELNLG, encoded by the coding sequence ATGGCAGAAGCAAGCGCCGCCGATCTTTTCCCGCTGGGCGAAGACAAGACCCCTTATCGCAAACTGACATCTGACTATGTTTCAGTTGATACATTTAAGGGGCAGGAAATTCTGAGCGTCGATGCGGAAGGTCTACGCATTCTGTCGGAAGCTGCCTTTGCAGACATTAATCATCTGCTGCGGCCCAGCCATTTGCAACAGCTTGCAAATATCATGAAAGATCCTGAAGCCACTGATAACGACCGCTTTGTCGCTTATGATCTTCTAAAAAACGCCAATATTGCTGCTGGTGGCGTGCTGCCTATGTGTCAGGATACCGGCACTGCGATCATTATGGGCAAAAAGGGCCGTCGCGTCTGGACCGAAGGCGGCGATGCCGATGCGCTCGGCGCTGGCGTTCTTGATGCCTATAACAAGAAAAACCTGCGCTATTCCCAGCTTGCGCCTCTGTCGATGTTCGAGGAAAAAAACACCAAGAACAATTTGCCTGCGCAGATCGACATCTATGAAGAAGGCGAAGACGCTTACAAATTTCTATTCGTTGCAAAGGGTGGTGGCTCTGCTAACAAAACGTTCCTGTTTCAGGGAACGCCATCACTGCTAACGCATGATCGGCTGATCGAGTTTCTGAAAGACAAAATTCTGACCCTCGGGACCGCCGCCTGCCCGCCTTATCATTTAGCAATCGTTATCGGCGGTACATCTGCCGAAATGAATTTGAAAACCGTTAAGCTTGCTTCCACCCGTTATCTTGATGAACTTCCCACCAAAGGGTCGGAAACCGGCCATGCATTCCGTGATCTTGAAATGGAAGCGGAAATTCACAAACTGACACAATCGCTGGGCGTGGGCGCACAGTTTGGTGGCAAATATTTCTGCCATGACGTGCGCGTTATCCGCCTGCCCCGTCACGGTGCGTCGCTGCCAATTGGTCTTGGTGTTTCCTGCTCCGCCGATCGTCAGGCAAAGGGCAAGATCACCAAAGACGGTATCTTCCTTGAACAGCTCGAAACCAATCCAGCGCAATATATGCCGGAGATTGACGAGGAAAAACTCTCATCGCATGTGGTCAAAATCGACCTTAATCAGCCGATGGAAGATATTCTGAAGGAACTGTCGAAACATCCGGTTAAAACCCAGCTTTCTCTAACAGGTTCGATTATCGTTGCACGCGATCTGGCGCATGCGAAAATCCGCGAACGTCTGGAAAATGGCGAATCTATGCCAGATTATTTCAAGAACCATCCCATCTATTATGCTGGCCCGGCCAAGACACCGACGGGGTATGCATCAGGTTCCTTCGGCCCAACCACGGCAGGACGTATGGATTCTTATGTCGATCAATTCCAGTCGTTTGGTGGATCGATGGTAATGCTCGCAAAAGGCAATCGCTCGCGACAAGTGCGCGAAGCCTGCGGCAAACATGGCGGCTTTTATCTCGGATCAATTGGTGGTCCAGCAGCCCGCCTTGCTCAGGATTGCATCAAGAAAGTTGAAGTCGTTGAATACCCAGAACTCGGCATGGAAGCCATCTGGCGCATTGAAGTGGTTGACTTCCCTGCCTTCATCGTCATTGACGACAAGGGCAATGACTTCTTCAAAGAACTCAATCTAGGCTAA
- a CDS encoding biotin/lipoate A/B protein ligase family protein, which yields MKMHGEYKVHGGKLVVIDLEVQDEKLSQVQVAGDFFLEPAEALDDIRNALNGLPATASAEEIAEAVRKGLHPDAFMIGFSPEAVAIAVRRALGVARTWRDYEWQIIDIPPLTPTMHLAVDEVLAREVAAGRRAPTLRFWEWERPSIIIGAFQSLRNEVDMGATEEMGVETVRRVTGGGAMFVEPGNSITYSLYAPGELVRDMSFADSYAFLDEWVLKALNSLGIDAFYKPLNDISSSKGKIGGAAQKRYLGGTVLHHVTMAYDMDAEKMLKVLRIGREKLSDKGTASAAKRVDPVRSQTGLPRREVIDRMKDMFVSLNGGVSGAITPEELAAAEKLVEEKFATKEWLYHIP from the coding sequence ATGAAAATGCATGGTGAATATAAGGTCCACGGTGGCAAGCTGGTTGTTATTGATCTGGAGGTTCAGGACGAAAAACTGAGCCAGGTTCAGGTCGCAGGCGACTTTTTCTTAGAGCCGGCAGAAGCACTTGACGATATTCGTAATGCTTTGAACGGATTGCCAGCAACCGCATCTGCCGAAGAAATCGCTGAGGCTGTACGCAAAGGACTGCATCCTGACGCTTTCATGATCGGCTTTAGTCCTGAAGCCGTTGCTATCGCAGTTCGCCGCGCGCTTGGTGTTGCACGAACATGGCGCGACTATGAATGGCAGATTATCGATATTCCACCGCTTACGCCCACAATGCATCTGGCTGTCGATGAGGTTCTGGCGCGTGAAGTTGCTGCTGGACGCCGTGCGCCCACTTTGCGTTTCTGGGAATGGGAGCGTCCATCAATCATTATTGGTGCTTTCCAGTCGCTGCGTAACGAAGTTGACATGGGGGCGACTGAAGAAATGGGCGTTGAGACAGTACGCCGCGTCACGGGTGGCGGTGCAATGTTTGTCGAGCCGGGCAACTCAATCACCTATTCGCTCTATGCGCCGGGTGAACTGGTTCGGGATATGAGTTTTGCTGACTCCTATGCATTTCTGGATGAATGGGTACTGAAAGCGCTTAATTCTCTGGGTATCGACGCCTTCTATAAGCCGCTTAACGATATTTCGAGCTCAAAAGGCAAGATTGGCGGAGCCGCACAAAAACGATACTTAGGCGGGACCGTCCTGCACCATGTCACAATGGCTTACGACATGGATGCGGAGAAGATGCTCAAAGTGCTGCGTATTGGTCGCGAGAAGCTTTCCGACAAAGGGACTGCCAGTGCAGCCAAGCGCGTTGATCCGGTTCGCAGCCAGACCGGCTTGCCGCGCCGCGAAGTCATTGATCGCATGAAGGATATGTTTGTATCGCTGAACGGTGGTGTAAGCGGAGCGATCACTCCCGAGGAGCTTGCTGCCGCAGAAAAGCTTGTCGAAGAAAAATTCGCAACCAAAGAATGGCTGTACCATATTCCGTAA
- the abc-f gene encoding ribosomal protection-like ABC-F family protein, translated as MIRIDNISKSNSHRILFIESSAALNRGEKIGLVGPNGAGKTTLFRMITCEELPDEGQVNVEKGVTIGYFNQNVGEMGGRSAVAEVMDGAGPVSAVAAELRELESAMCDPERLDEMDAIIERYGEVQARYEELDGYGLDGRAREVLAGLSFSQEMMDGDVGKLSGGWKMRVALARILLMRPDVMLLDEPSNHLDLESLIWLESFLKNYDGALLMTSHDREFMNRIVTKIIEIDGGSLTSYSGDYAFYEGQRALNEKQQQAQFERQQAMLAKEIKFIERFKARASHASQVQSRVKKLEKIDRVEPPRRRQTVAFDFLPAPRSGEDVVSLKGVNKSYGSRTIYDGLDFMVRRRERWCIMGVNGAGKSTLLKLVTGTTEPDQGVVNLGASVKLGYFAQHAMDILDGESTILEWLEQRFPKAGQAPLRALAGCFGFSGDDIEKKCRVLSGGEKARLVMAAMLFDPPNFLVLDEPTNHLDLDTKEMLIKALSAYEGTMLFVSHDRRFLSALSNRVLELTPDGIHQYGGGYTEYVESTGQEAPGLHVG; from the coding sequence ATGATCCGCATCGATAATATCAGCAAGTCTAACAGCCATCGCATTCTCTTCATCGAATCCTCTGCTGCGTTGAATCGCGGCGAGAAGATCGGTCTCGTTGGGCCAAATGGTGCGGGTAAAACTACGCTTTTTCGTATGATTACCTGCGAAGAACTGCCTGATGAAGGGCAGGTCAATGTCGAAAAAGGCGTGACAATCGGCTATTTCAACCAGAATGTTGGTGAAATGGGCGGACGTTCTGCTGTTGCCGAAGTTATGGACGGGGCAGGGCCAGTCAGTGCTGTTGCAGCCGAACTGCGCGAACTCGAAAGCGCCATGTGCGATCCTGAACGTCTCGATGAGATGGATGCAATTATCGAGCGCTATGGCGAGGTACAGGCGCGTTACGAAGAACTTGATGGCTATGGTTTGGACGGTCGTGCACGTGAAGTGCTTGCTGGTCTTAGTTTCAGTCAGGAAATGATGGACGGCGATGTCGGCAAACTGTCCGGCGGCTGGAAAATGCGTGTGGCGCTTGCCCGTATTCTTCTGATGCGTCCTGACGTTATGCTGCTTGACGAACCAAGCAACCACCTTGATCTCGAAAGCCTGATCTGGCTCGAATCCTTCCTCAAAAACTACGACGGCGCATTGCTGATGACCTCGCATGATCGCGAGTTCATGAATCGTATTGTGACCAAAATTATTGAAATCGACGGCGGCTCACTCACAAGCTACTCCGGCGATTATGCTTTCTATGAAGGCCAGCGTGCGCTCAATGAAAAGCAGCAGCAGGCGCAGTTTGAACGCCAACAAGCCATGCTTGCCAAGGAAATCAAATTCATCGAACGCTTCAAAGCACGCGCATCCCATGCATCGCAGGTGCAGAGCCGTGTGAAAAAGCTTGAGAAAATCGACCGCGTGGAGCCGCCACGTCGCCGTCAGACGGTGGCTTTCGACTTTTTGCCTGCGCCACGATCGGGCGAAGATGTTGTTAGTCTTAAGGGCGTGAACAAGTCTTACGGCAGCCGCACGATTTATGACGGTCTGGACTTTATGGTCCGCCGCCGTGAACGTTGGTGCATCATGGGCGTCAATGGCGCTGGTAAGTCAACGCTTCTTAAGCTGGTTACTGGTACAACGGAGCCTGATCAGGGTGTGGTCAATCTTGGTGCCAGCGTAAAACTTGGCTATTTCGCGCAGCACGCCATGGATATTCTGGATGGTGAGAGCACCATTCTCGAATGGCTGGAGCAGCGTTTCCCGAAAGCGGGGCAGGCACCTTTGCGCGCACTTGCTGGCTGCTTTGGTTTTTCTGGCGATGACATTGAAAAGAAATGCCGGGTTCTCTCCGGTGGTGAGAAAGCCCGTCTGGTGATGGCTGCAATGCTGTTTGACCCGCCGAATTTCCTCGTGCTTGATGAGCCGACGAACCATTTGGATCTCGATACCAAGGAAATGTTGATCAAGGCGCTTTCAGCTTATGAAGGCACCATGCTTTTTGTATCACATGATCGTCGGTTTTTGTCCGCACTTTCCAATCGCGTGCTCGAACTCACGCCCGATGGCATTCACCAATATGGTGGCGGCTATACAGAATATGTTGAAAGCACGGGACAAGAAGCTCCTGGTTTGCATGTTGGATAA
- a CDS encoding DUF971 domain-containing protein, with translation MSDVWPTELRVSKDRKLLTMAFDGGERFELTAELLRVLSPSAEVQGHSPEQRVTVGGKRNVEIMRMDPVGNYAVRITFDDMHDTGLFSWNYLHKLGIEKETLWQTYLDELVEKGLKRDPR, from the coding sequence ATGAGTGATGTCTGGCCCACTGAACTGCGTGTCTCAAAGGATCGCAAGCTTTTGACGATGGCTTTTGACGGTGGCGAACGCTTTGAACTGACGGCGGAATTGTTGCGCGTTTTATCACCATCTGCGGAAGTGCAGGGCCATTCGCCGGAACAACGCGTGACCGTTGGCGGCAAACGCAATGTCGAAATCATGCGTATGGACCCAGTCGGTAATTATGCCGTTCGCATCACCTTTGACGACATGCACGACACGGGCCTGTTCTCGTGGAACTATCTCCATAAGCTTGGCATAGAAAAAGAAACGCTCTGGCAGACCTATCTGGATGAGCTTGTCGAAAAAGGCCTGAAACGCGATCCAAGATAA
- a CDS encoding ABC transporter substrate-binding protein, translated as MRVIQRIAAATSVAALAITLGSMTAGIANAQEPLKLKIGTEGAYPPFNFIKPDGTLSGFDVDIAKALCDEMKAECEFVTQEWDGAIPALQSGKFDAFIASMSITDERKKQVDFSNKYYNTPPGVAAPKDTDIKGVTKEDLAGKTVGVQVSTTHSNYSEKTFTDSTIKAYPTAEEYRLDLANGRLDAVNDDSVTLAEWLKSPDGACCKMVGTFPPVIEIHGPGAGVAFKKGRPELIEKFNEAIKAIRTNGKYKEINDKYFDFDAYGAEN; from the coding sequence ATGCGCGTTATTCAGCGTATCGCTGCAGCAACATCCGTAGCAGCACTTGCAATCACACTCGGCAGCATGACCGCCGGTATCGCCAATGCTCAGGAACCCCTAAAGCTTAAAATTGGTACGGAAGGCGCTTACCCTCCATTCAACTTCATCAAACCGGATGGCACACTGTCAGGCTTCGACGTTGATATCGCCAAGGCGCTTTGCGACGAAATGAAAGCCGAATGTGAATTCGTTACGCAGGAATGGGACGGCGCAATCCCAGCCCTTCAGTCCGGCAAGTTCGATGCCTTCATCGCATCCATGTCGATCACTGACGAGCGCAAGAAGCAGGTCGACTTCTCAAACAAATATTACAACACACCTCCCGGTGTTGCAGCGCCTAAGGACACCGACATCAAGGGCGTCACCAAGGAAGATCTCGCAGGCAAGACAGTTGGCGTGCAGGTTTCGACCACGCATTCCAACTATTCTGAAAAGACCTTCACCGACAGCACGATCAAGGCATATCCAACTGCTGAAGAATATCGTCTTGATCTGGCAAACGGTCGTCTTGATGCCGTCAATGACGACAGCGTGACTTTGGCTGAATGGCTCAAGTCGCCAGATGGCGCTTGCTGTAAGATGGTGGGCACCTTCCCGCCTGTGATTGAAATTCACGGTCCAGGTGCAGGCGTTGCTTTCAAAAAGGGCCGCCCTGAGCTTATCGAAAAGTTCAACGAGGCGATCAAGGCAATCCGTACCAACGGCAAGTACAAAGAAATCAACGACAAATACTTTGATTTCGATGCCTATGGTGCAGAAAACTAA
- the mobA gene encoding molybdenum cofactor guanylyltransferase, whose product MTKAMHVAGAIIAGGQSSRMRADGIAGDKFLQLLGSKSILDHVAARLSPQVDHLFINTNTNKSGLPDLSLPIIVDAQSHYGGPLIGLKTAFEYAHKFSFLLSVTGDCPFIPSDLMIRLYERQQKTGVRIVMASSKGQVHPIFALWKPDLLQPLNAWLEHTEKASVLAFARTIGFETVDFPLQALPKTNETYDTFFNINTAEDLNNARKLYEALQ is encoded by the coding sequence ATGACAAAAGCAATGCACGTCGCAGGCGCTATTATCGCTGGAGGGCAATCCAGCCGCATGCGTGCAGATGGTATTGCTGGCGATAAATTCCTGCAATTACTTGGTTCTAAATCAATTCTGGACCACGTGGCTGCTCGACTTTCACCACAAGTCGATCACCTGTTTATTAATACAAACACCAACAAGAGTGGCCTCCCTGACTTGAGCTTACCCATAATTGTCGATGCTCAATCTCATTATGGCGGGCCGCTTATTGGTCTTAAGACTGCATTCGAGTATGCGCACAAATTTTCATTCTTGCTTAGTGTTACTGGCGACTGCCCTTTCATTCCTTCCGACCTGATGATCCGCCTCTATGAACGCCAACAAAAAACCGGTGTGCGCATTGTTATGGCAAGTTCCAAGGGCCAGGTTCATCCAATTTTCGCTCTTTGGAAGCCAGATCTCCTACAGCCACTAAACGCGTGGCTGGAACATACTGAAAAGGCAAGTGTATTGGCTTTTGCACGAACCATCGGATTTGAGACGGTTGATTTTCCGCTCCAAGCATTGCCGAAGACCAACGAAACCTACGATACATTTTTCAACATTAACACAGCCGAAGACCTGAACAACGCAAGAAAGCTCTATGAGGCGCTGCAATGA
- the moaA gene encoding GTP 3',8-cyclase MoaA codes for MANLTQQLLQRPDVSPNGPMVDPFGRAVTYLRVSVTDRCDFRCTYCMAEHMTFLPKKDLLSLEELDRICSAFIAKGVRKLRLTGGEPLVRKNIMHLIRGLSRHLETGALDELTLTTNGSQLVRYADELADCGVKRINVSIDTLDPDKFRTITRWGDVHRVIEGIDAAQKAGIRVKINAVALKEFNEFEIPELIRWAHARDMDMTLIETMPMGEIEVDRTDQYLPLSKLRADLSQQFTLTDVSYRTGGPARYVTIKETGGRLGLITPLTHNFCESCNRVRLTCTGMLYMCLGQNDEADLRAAVRASESDTVLNDAIDEAISRKPKGHDFIIDREHNRPAVARHMSLTGG; via the coding sequence ATGGCAAATCTTACGCAACAGCTCCTTCAACGGCCTGATGTTTCTCCGAATGGACCGATGGTCGATCCGTTTGGACGCGCTGTTACCTATTTGCGTGTATCTGTTACCGATCGTTGCGATTTCCGCTGCACCTATTGCATGGCAGAGCATATGACTTTTCTGCCGAAAAAAGACCTGCTCAGTCTCGAAGAACTCGACAGGATTTGCAGCGCATTTATTGCTAAGGGCGTGCGCAAGTTGCGGCTGACTGGCGGTGAACCGCTGGTCCGAAAAAACATCATGCATCTCATTCGCGGTCTTTCGAGGCATTTGGAAACTGGCGCACTGGATGAGTTGACACTCACCACCAACGGTTCACAGCTTGTCCGCTACGCAGATGAATTGGCTGATTGCGGTGTGAAGCGTATTAATGTTTCCATCGATACGCTTGATCCGGATAAGTTTCGCACAATCACCCGCTGGGGCGATGTTCATCGTGTCATCGAAGGAATTGATGCCGCGCAAAAAGCTGGTATCCGTGTAAAAATTAATGCGGTCGCACTTAAAGAATTCAATGAATTTGAAATCCCGGAGCTTATTCGCTGGGCGCATGCGCGCGACATGGATATGACGCTCATTGAGACAATGCCGATGGGCGAAATCGAAGTGGATCGGACAGATCAATACCTTCCACTCTCGAAGCTTCGCGCCGACCTTAGTCAACAGTTTACGCTAACTGATGTGTCTTATCGCACTGGTGGCCCTGCCCGCTATGTCACGATCAAGGAAACGGGTGGCCGTCTTGGCTTGATTACTCCGCTGACGCATAATTTTTGCGAGAGCTGCAATCGCGTGCGTCTTACATGTACGGGCATGCTTTATATGTGCCTTGGTCAAAATGATGAGGCTGATCTGCGTGCGGCGGTGCGTGCGAGCGAAAGCGATACCGTGCTCAATGATGCGATTGATGAGGCTATCTCCCGCAAGCCCAAAGGCCATGATTTCATTATTGATCGTGAACACAACCGTCCAGCAGTTGCCCGTCATATGAGTCTCACAGGCGGATAA